TTCGCGGTCTTCGCGGCGGGGCTCTTGGGGTGCGCGGTGACGAGCTCCTCCAGGGCGAGGCGCGACTCGTCCGCCATCTTCAGCTCGCGGAAGCAGTCGCTCGCGCGCAGGTAGGCGTCCGGCGCGGACGGCGCCTTGGGGTAGTCCTGCATCACCTTGCCGTACTCGGGCAGGGCCTCGCGGCACTTGCTCTCGGCCACGTAGCTCTCGCCGAGGCCGAAGTGGGCCTGGCCCGCGAGCGGGTCCTTCGGCCACTTCTTGAGCCACTCGCGGTACAGCGTGCGCGCGAGCACCGGGTCGTCCTTGAGCTTGCCGTCCGCGAGGTCCAGGAACTCCTTCTTGTCCGCGGGGCGGGGCAGCTCCTCGGCCTTGCGCTTGGCCTCGGCGGCCTTCACCGCGTCCGAGCCCTGCAGCTCGAGGAGGCGCTTGTCGGTCTCGTCCTTCTGCGCGGCGAGTGCCGTCTCCAGCTGGCCGATCTTGAAGAGGTACTCCTCCACCTGGCCGCGCAGCTGCGCGAGGTCCTCCACGGTCTTCTGCAGCTGCACGCCCACGTCCGCGCTGCTGCGCCGGCTGCCCTTCTCCAGGCTGTCCAGCGCGCGCGTCACCTCGGCCACCTTCTCGTCGATGCGCGGCAGCGTCGTGGCGAGCTGGGCGCGCGCCTGCTCCAGGTCCTTGGAGAGGCGCGCGTTGTCGTTGGCGAGCTGGTCCACGCGGTCCTCGAGCGCGCGGCCGCGGGTGGCCGGGTAGAAGCAGCCGCTGAGCGAGAGCGCGAGGAGGGCCGGGAGCAGTCGGGTGCAGGAGCGCGTCATGGGGGCGCATCCTAGGAAAAAACGGACGGCCATTGGGGCACTTCTGGCGACGCACTCCTGGCGGGGGCGCTTCTAGCGGTTCTCGCCGCGCGCGAGCCGCACCAGCGTGCTCGCCACCTCGTCCGCGTGGATGAGGTGGTCCACGGCCTTGAGCTTCACCGCGGCGCCCGGCATGCCGAACACCACGCAGGACTCCTCGCTCTGGCCCAGGGTGAGCCCGCCGGAGCGCTTGATGGCGAGCATGCCCTCGGCGCCGTCCGCGCCCATGCCGGTGAGGATGAGGCCCACGGCCCTTCGCCCGTAGGCGCGAGCCGCGCTCTCCAGCAGCACGGTGCCCGAGGGCATGTGCCCGTCGCGCTCCGTTCCGCTCTGCAGCGCGACGCGGCCGCGGAACGGGATGGTGAGGTGCTGGCCGGGGGGCGCGATGAGCACGGTGCCCGGATGCAGCGCATCGCCGTCCTGGGCGAGGCGCACCTTGAGCTTGGAGCTGTTGCCCATCCACGTCGCGAGGCTCTCCGCGAACGCGGCGTTGATGTGCTGCACGATCACGATGGGCGCGGGGAAGTCGCGCGGCAGCTCGGACACCATGCGCTGCAGCACCTGGGGCCCGCCGGTGGAGGCGGCCACCGCCACGATGCCCATGCCCCCTGCCGCGAGCTGCGGCTCGCTGCTCAGCCCTGCGCCGCCCGCGCCGCGCACCTTGCCGCGCACGTGGCGGATGACCTTCACGCTCGCCAGCAGCTTCACCTCGCGCGCGAGGTTCCACGCCTCGGGCTCCGAGTCGATGGAGGGCTTGATCTGCAGCGCGAGCGCGCCGAGCTCCAGCGCGCGGTAGGTGAGCTCGGGGGCCTGGTAGCGGGGGTCGCCGGTGAGCAGCAGGATAGGCGTGGGGCGCTCGGCCATGATGTGCTCGACGGCGGTGAGGCCGTCCATCACGGGCATGTCCACGTCCATGGTGATGACGTCGGGCTTCAGGACGGCGAGGCGCTCGAGTGCCTCACTGCCGTTGGCGGCAGTACCGGCGATCTCGATGTCCGGATCCAGCCGGAGCACCTCGCTGACGAGCTGTCGGACGATGAGCGAGTCATCGACGACGAGCACCCTGACCTTCTTGCCCATGGTGGAGTTGTCTCTATCCCGTCGGCGCCGCTGGGAACATCCCCTTGCAGCCGGGCAGGCGATCGTGCGCCCTCTCTACACGCGGCGGCTGAGGAAGTCGAAGAGCCCCTCGGGCTCGAGCACCAGCACGCTGCGGTCGGCGGCCTGTGCAGGGCCGAGCAGGTGGAGGTGGACACCGCTCGCACCTTGTGGCTCGAAGCTGCCCGTCACGGGCGCCACGTCGTCCACGGCGCTGGCGGTGAGGCCGAGCACCCCGCGCGCCACGCGCACGAGCACGGCGCGGGCGGTGGGCTGGGGCACCCCGGTGACGAGCTGCCCCAGGTCCACCACGGGGATCACCTCGCCGCGGTGGTTGAACACCCCCAGCAGGTGCGCGGGCGCACCCGGCACCCGGGTGAGGGGGGGAAAGGTCACCACCTCCGCGGCGAGGGGCGCGGGGACCGCGTACCAGCGGTCCCCGCAGGCGAAGAGGAGGTGCTCCGGGCGCGTCTCGGTGGGAGGCTGAGGAGAAGCCATGGACGCGCCCAGTGTAGCGCGCCTAGCGAACGAACTCGACGCGGCGGTTCTGCGCCCAGCTGTCCTCGTCCTGGCCCTGGGCCACCGGGCGGTTCTCGCCGTAGCCCACGGTCTCCAGGCGGCCGGCCGGCACGCCCAGGTCCACGAGGTAGCGCTTCACGGCGGCGGCGCGGCGGTTGGAGAGCTGCAGGTTGTACTCCTCGGTGCCACGCTCGTCCGCGTGGCCCGCGAGCGTCACCTTGCCGCTGCCGCCCTTGAGGCAGTTGGCGATGTCGCTCAGGCGGCTCTGCGCGTCGCCGCTCAGCGTGGCCTCGTTGAAGCCGAAGCGCACGGGCGAGAAGTCGCAGGACGCGGAGGTGTCCGCCGCGCACTTACCCGCCTGGCAGGTCTGGCCGTCGGTGCAGTCCGCGTTGCTCGAGCAGGTGCCCTCGGCCTTCGCCACGCAGCGGCCGTTCTGGCAGCTGCCGGTGCCGCAGGCGCCGTTGTCCTGGCACTGCGCGGGGGCGCAGGTGCCCGCCTCACAGATCTTGCCGGCGCCGCACGCGCTGTCGCTGGTGCAGGTCTGGGCCTTGGGCGAGCACTTGTTGTCCTGGCACGCGAAGCCCTCCTTGCAGTTCGCGTCCGTGGCGCACTCCTGGCACTGGCCCTGGACACAGACCTCGCCCTTCTCGGAGCACTGCTTGTCGTTGTCACACTTGGGGTAGGACGGCGGGCAGCCCGTCAGCGCCAACAGCGCAAGTCCGAGCCCCGCCACCAAAGAAATGCGTCGCATGTGTCTCTCCGGGAATAAGGCCGCCCGAGAGGGCAGCGTCGAGCGGACCGGATAGTCCCCCGGAAGGGTACGAGTCAAAACAAAACCGCCCCCGGCAAGCGCGTTGCACTGGACAGCCCCGACGCGCCCCGAAGCCCTTGAACCGCCAATCCTTTTCCGCGCACTGTGGCCGCCTGGCCGCGGTGTGCGCGGCCCCGGAGAGACAGCGCCCGATGCCTGCCACCGTCCTCATCGTCGATGACGAAAAGAACATTCTTCTGACGCTTCACCAGAGCCTGCAGCTGGCGGGCTATCGCACGGAGCTCGCGAGCTCGGGGCAGGTGGCGCTGGACGTGGTGAGCGCGCGGCCGGTGGACGCGGTGCTGATGGACGTGAAGATGCCGGACCTGGACGGGCTCACCGCGCTCGAGCGGATGCAGGCGCTCAAGCCGGGGCTGCCGGTCATCATGATGTCCGGGCACGGCACCATCGACACGGCGGTGCGCGCGACCCAGCTGGGCGCGCGCGACTTCCTGGAGAAGCCCATCGCGAGAGATCGCCTGCTGGTGGCGCTGCGCAACGCGCTCCAGCACCAGGCGGCGATGGAGGAGCTCGCGGAGCTGCGCGCGGAGGTGGGCACGGGCCGCTACCAGATGGTGGGCTCGGGCCCCGCGATGGAGCGCATCTTCAGCCTCATCCGGCGCACCGCGCCGAGCGAAGGCCGCGTGCTCATCACCGGCGAGAACGGCACCGGCAAGGAACTCATCGCGCGCGCGCTGCACCAGAACTCGCGCCGCAAGCAGGGCCCCTTCGTGAAGCTCAACTGCGCGGCGGTGCCGCACGAGCTCATCGAGAGCGAGCTGTTCGGCCACGAGAAGGGCGCCTTCACCGGCGCGGTGAGCGTGCGGCGCGGCAAGTTCGAGCTCGCGCACGAGGGCACCCTCTTCCTCGACGAGATCGGCGACATGCCCAGCGCCATGCAGGCGAAGCTCCTGCGCGTGCTGCAGGAGGGGGAGCTCGAGCGCGTGGGCGGCGCCGAGACGCTCAAGGTGGACGTGCGCGTGCTCGCCGCGACGAACAAGGACCTGCCCCAGGAGATCGCCGCGGGGCGCTTCCGCGAGGACCTCTACTACCGGCTCAACGTGGTGCAGATCCACTCGCCGCCCCTGCGCGAGCGGCGCGAGGACCTGCCGGACCTCATCCGCAGCTTCCTGCAGGAGGCCTGCGCGAAGAACGGGCGGCGCCCGCTGCAGCTCTCCTCCGAGGCGCTCTCCGTGATGGCCGCCTACGACTACCCGGGCAACGTGCGCGAGCTGCGCAACCTGGTGGAGCGGCTCGCCATCCTCTGCGAGGGCCCCAGCGTGAGCGGCGCCGAGGCGCGCGAGCTGCTGCCGCCCGCGCGCGCAGGCCAGCCCCCGCCCCCCGCCCCGCTGCTGCGCGCGCTCGAGGGACTCTCCGCCGCGCCGCCGCCCTCCCCCGCCCCGCCGCAGGCCTCCGCAGAGCCGGTGAGCAGCGGCTTCCGCCCGCGCGCGGACAAGCCCTTCCGCGACCAGGTGGAGGACGCCGAGCGGGAGATCATCCAGTTCGTGCTCGCCCACACCCAGGACAACGTGACCGAGGCGGCGCGCCTGCTCGACCTGGAGCGCGGCCACTTCTACAAGAAGATGAAGGCGCTGGGCCTGCGGCGCGGAGCGGCCGAGTCCTGAGCCGCCCTTCGCCTCCGCCCGCCCGCCTCAGCAGCCGGTCTCGACCGCGCCGATGTCGGGCGCGGCGCCGCAGAAGCTGAGCCCCACGTTGCGGCCGTGGTCCACCGCAGCGCTGCCCGGGGTGAAGCCTTCCGCCGGGATGCCGGGCGCGGCCTCCACGGAGCCCGAGTCCTTGCCCTGCGACTGCCAGCTGCCGAGCGAGAGCTGGCTGCCGCTGCTGTGCACCACGGCCGGCGGCGCGTAGAGGTTCGCGCCCACCTGCAGGCCGGGCGCCATCGAGCCCACCTGCAGGTCGATCGCCGCCTGCACGATGTTGTTGAACACCTGGGTGTTGCTCGTGGCGCCGCCGGTGCCGCCGCCCACCATGATGCCGGCGTTGCCCACGCCCACCATCGTGTTGTTCACCACCTGGGCCGCCTCGGAGTTCTCCAGGCGGATGGCGTCGCCGTCGCGGGTGCTGTCCTTCACCACGTTGCGGATGCGGTTGCGGCGCACGAGCACGCGCGTGGGGACGGGGCCCTCGTGGTTGCCGCCGATCGCGATCGCCTTGCCCACGTTGCTGATGTCGTTGTCCTCGAGCAGCACGTCGGAGGCGGACATGTGCACCACCACCGCGCAGCCGCCGTAGGTGGTGAAGTCGTGCATCTCGTTGCTCACCACCTTCACGTTCTTGCAGGTCTTGATGTCCACCGCGTTCTCGAAGTTCGCGTACATCTCGTTGCCCTGGATGACGACGCCGTCCGCGGGCGGCAGGCTGCTGAAGCCCTCGGGCCCGATGCACTGGACCGCGTCCCCCGAGTTGTCGTGGATGCGGTTGTTGCGCACCGTGATGTTCTTGCTCGAGGGCTGGATGACCACGCCGTGGCTGTCCTGCCCCGAGCGCACGAAGTGGTGGATGTGGTTGTTCTCGATGGTGGCGCCGGTGGCGTTCGCGTAGGTGGTGATGCCGCCGCCCAGCGCGCCGTGGTGCACCTCGGAGCCGGAGATGGAGGAGCCCGTGGTCGCGCCGGTGAAGGCCACCGCGAAGCGCGCCTGGCTCTTCACGTCCACGTCGAAGCCGTCCAGCTGCCAGTAGGGCTTGGCGATGGTGACGAGCGCCGAGCCGCCGGAGGCAGGGATGATCTTCGGCATCCCCTCGCCCTGCAGGCGGATGGGGGCAGCCGCGGTGCCCGCGCGCACGTTGCCCTCGAGCGCGACCGCCTCTGCATAGGTGCCCGCCTTCACCGTGATGCGCTCGCCGGGGCCCGCCACGCTCACCGCCTTGCCGATGGTGCGAAAGGGCGCCGCCTCGCTGCCCGCGCCGCTGTCGTTGCCCGCGGGCGACACCACCCACTCGCGCGTGTACTTCACCGCGGGCGCCGGGCTCTGCCCCGTGCCGGTGCCGGTGCCGGTACCCGGGCTCGCCGGGGACTGGCCCGTGCCGGTGCCCGGAGCGTTGGAGGGAGCATCCACCTCGCCGCCGTTCTGCGAGCAGGCGGCGAGGCCGCCGCCCAGGCCGAGCAGGGTGAGGGTCGTGAGCGAGCCGAGGAGCGAGCGCGCGAGCCGGGCGCGCGTGGGGCGAGGCGTTGCAGTCATCCAGATCCCGTGTCGGGCCGGGCACGCGGCCACGCACCATGCGCGGCGGACGGCGGCATCCGAGAACGGCGGACAACACGGGTCCGGCGGGAACTCGTCCCGCCGGCCTCATTTCGAACCTGGAGGGTAGCCGGGCAGCAGAGCCCCTAGTCGAAGCGCGCCCAGACGGCGGCGTGGTCGCTCGGCTGGGCACCCTTCCGGGTCTCGCGGTCCACGTCCACCTCGCGGCAGCGCGCCATCAGGGGAGCGGTGGCGAGGATGTGGTCGATGCGCACGCCCTTGTTCTTGGGGAAGGCGAGCATGCGGTAGTCCCACCAGCTGAACTTCTGCACCTCGGGATAGAGGCGGCGGAAGGTGTCCTCGAGCCCGAAGGCGCACAGCTTGCGGAAGGCCGCGCGCTCCTCCAGCGTGAACA
This Aggregicoccus sp. 17bor-14 DNA region includes the following protein-coding sequences:
- a CDS encoding tetratricopeptide repeat protein, which gives rise to MTRSCTRLLPALLALSLSGCFYPATRGRALEDRVDQLANDNARLSKDLEQARAQLATTLPRIDEKVAEVTRALDSLEKGSRRSSADVGVQLQKTVEDLAQLRGQVEEYLFKIGQLETALAAQKDETDKRLLELQGSDAVKAAEAKRKAEELPRPADKKEFLDLADGKLKDDPVLARTLYREWLKKWPKDPLAGQAHFGLGESYVAESKCREALPEYGKVMQDYPKAPSAPDAYLRASDCFRELKMADESRLALEELVTAHPKSPAAKTAKARLAELNKQKRPAPAKKK
- the cheB gene encoding chemotaxis-specific protein-glutamate methyltransferase CheB, whose protein sequence is MGKKVRVLVVDDSLIVRQLVSEVLRLDPDIEIAGTAANGSEALERLAVLKPDVITMDVDMPVMDGLTAVEHIMAERPTPILLLTGDPRYQAPELTYRALELGALALQIKPSIDSEPEAWNLAREVKLLASVKVIRHVRGKVRGAGGAGLSSEPQLAAGGMGIVAVAASTGGPQVLQRMVSELPRDFPAPIVIVQHINAAFAESLATWMGNSSKLKVRLAQDGDALHPGTVLIAPPGQHLTIPFRGRVALQSGTERDGHMPSGTVLLESAARAYGRRAVGLILTGMGADGAEGMLAIKRSGGLTLGQSEESCVVFGMPGAAVKLKAVDHLIHADEVASTLVRLARGENR
- a CDS encoding chemotaxis protein CheW — its product is MASPQPPTETRPEHLLFACGDRWYAVPAPLAAEVVTFPPLTRVPGAPAHLLGVFNHRGEVIPVVDLGQLVTGVPQPTARAVLVRVARGVLGLTASAVDDVAPVTGSFEPQGASGVHLHLLGPAQAADRSVLVLEPEGLFDFLSRRV
- a CDS encoding OmpA family protein, translated to MRRISLVAGLGLALLALTGCPPSYPKCDNDKQCSEKGEVCVQGQCQECATDANCKEGFACQDNKCSPKAQTCTSDSACGAGKICEAGTCAPAQCQDNGACGTGSCQNGRCVAKAEGTCSSNADCTDGQTCQAGKCAADTSASCDFSPVRFGFNEATLSGDAQSRLSDIANCLKGGSGKVTLAGHADERGTEEYNLQLSNRRAAAVKRYLVDLGVPAGRLETVGYGENRPVAQGQDEDSWAQNRRVEFVR
- a CDS encoding sigma-54 dependent transcriptional regulator — translated: MPATVLIVDDEKNILLTLHQSLQLAGYRTELASSGQVALDVVSARPVDAVLMDVKMPDLDGLTALERMQALKPGLPVIMMSGHGTIDTAVRATQLGARDFLEKPIARDRLLVALRNALQHQAAMEELAELRAEVGTGRYQMVGSGPAMERIFSLIRRTAPSEGRVLITGENGTGKELIARALHQNSRRKQGPFVKLNCAAVPHELIESELFGHEKGAFTGAVSVRRGKFELAHEGTLFLDEIGDMPSAMQAKLLRVLQEGELERVGGAETLKVDVRVLAATNKDLPQEIAAGRFREDLYYRLNVVQIHSPPLRERREDLPDLIRSFLQEACAKNGRRPLQLSSEALSVMAAYDYPGNVRELRNLVERLAILCEGPSVSGAEARELLPPARAGQPPPPAPLLRALEGLSAAPPPSPAPPQASAEPVSSGFRPRADKPFRDQVEDAEREIIQFVLAHTQDNVTEAARLLDLERGHFYKKMKALGLRRGAAES
- a CDS encoding nitrous oxide reductase family maturation protein NosD; the encoded protein is MTATPRPTRARLARSLLGSLTTLTLLGLGGGLAACSQNGGEVDAPSNAPGTGTGQSPASPGTGTGTGTGQSPAPAVKYTREWVVSPAGNDSGAGSEAAPFRTIGKAVSVAGPGERITVKAGTYAEAVALEGNVRAGTAAAPIRLQGEGMPKIIPASGGSALVTIAKPYWQLDGFDVDVKSQARFAVAFTGATTGSSISGSEVHHGALGGGITTYANATGATIENNHIHHFVRSGQDSHGVVIQPSSKNITVRNNRIHDNSGDAVQCIGPEGFSSLPPADGVVIQGNEMYANFENAVDIKTCKNVKVVSNEMHDFTTYGGCAVVVHMSASDVLLEDNDISNVGKAIAIGGNHEGPVPTRVLVRRNRIRNVVKDSTRDGDAIRLENSEAAQVVNNTMVGVGNAGIMVGGGTGGATSNTQVFNNIVQAAIDLQVGSMAPGLQVGANLYAPPAVVHSSGSQLSLGSWQSQGKDSGSVEAAPGIPAEGFTPGSAAVDHGRNVGLSFCGAAPDIGAVETGC